GCGTTGCTGCTGCGGCAACTGTGGGACCGCCTGGGTGACGAATCCGGCGGCTATCTCGCCCGCCCCTGGCTGCCGGGCACCTTTGCGATGATGGGCCACGCGACTATCAACTGCCCCAACCTGCGCCGGGCCCTGCTCCGCGCCGGGCGCTTTGTCGCCATGGTCAGCGACGACCTGCAAATCAAACTGGTGGAAGACGGCGAGGAAGCGCGCCTGATCTTCCATCACGGCAACCACAAACAGTTGCCGAACCAGAACTTCGTCGAATCTCTCGCGGTAATCTGGCTGCGCTTTTTCAGCTGGCTGATTGACCGCACCATCTTGCTGGAGCGGGTGCACCTGGCTTTCCCACAACCGGACTACGACGAGGAATACAACGATATGTTTCCCTGTCGGCACTACTTCCACCAGCAGGAAACCTGCCTGGTATTCAATACCCGCTACCTGTCACTGCCACTGGTGCGCGACGCCCAGCAGCTGAGTGAATTCCTGGCCCGCGCGCCGGAGTGCCTGTTAACCCAGTACAAATCCGACAACAGCTTTACCGGCCGTATTCGTCGCATGTTGCAAAGTCACAACAGTGTGGAAAACCTGTC
The Microbulbifer celer DNA segment above includes these coding regions:
- a CDS encoding AraC family transcriptional regulator; its protein translation is MEITTEIEQPQPSSEPSESLPHKGILAAAVDAHLAGARAAGIDCDALLLNADIEPKAMMHTDARIGREQVALLLRQLWDRLGDESGGYLARPWLPGTFAMMGHATINCPNLRRALLRAGRFVAMVSDDLQIKLVEDGEEARLIFHHGNHKQLPNQNFVESLAVIWLRFFSWLIDRTILLERVHLAFPQPDYDEEYNDMFPCRHYFHQQETCLVFNTRYLSLPLVRDAQQLSEFLARAPECLLTQYKSDNSFTGRIRRMLQSHNSVENLSLDDVAERLFTSPQTLRRRLKDEGNSWQDIKDSVRRDMAMYQLKQQETAVAEIAERLGFSEPSAFNRAFKKWTGLAPGAYREKYRD